The genomic segment GAGGCCGAGGTGCGGGACCCGCTGGACATCCCGGAACTCGCCGGTCTGTCGTACGTGCCCGGCAGCGCCCTGAGTCCGCTGGGCACGCTGTCCGTGACGGCAGCGGGGGCGACCGGCACGCCCACCGTGGCGTGGCAGCTGCCGCCGCTGCGTCCGGGGCAGGTGACGGACCTGCGCTTCCGCCTGCAGGCCGACCCGGACGCCCGGTCCGGAGAGCGCGTCAACACCGCCTACCTGAGCCTGCGCGGCGCGGCCGGCGTGCCACCCCTTAAGACCGAGGCGTCCCTGCAGATCCAGCCGCGCCTGGGCGTGCTGCTCGGCCCGGCCGGCAACGCCGCCGCCCAGCCTGGCGGGGAAGGCAGCGCCGACGACCGGCAGACGCGGGGGTTCGGCGTGCAGGGGCAGGCGACCTGCTTCACGCACGCCCTGCGCAACAGCGGCAACGTGACCGACCGCTTCACGCTGGGCAGTCAGTTCACGCTGGGCAGCGGACTGGTCGTGTGGCGGGACCCGCAGGGAGCCGCGTTGGCGCAGCCGGTCGAGCTGACGGCCGGCGAGGAACTGGACGTGCAGGCCTGCCTGACCGTCACGGCGGCCGGGGGCGGGGCGGTCCGGGCGCGGCTGAGTGCCAGCAGCGAGCGGGGCGCCGTCCCGAACCACACCGAGGACCTGGTGACGCTGGTGGACGCCCGCGCGCCGCAGCTGGTCAAGACCGTCTCACCGGCCGGGACCGTGCCGGCCGGCGAGCTGCTCAGGTACACCCTGCAGGCCGCCAACCCCTACGCGCACGCGCTGACGAACGTCGTGCTGCGCGACCCGCTGCCCCCCGGCCTGTCGTTCGTGGCCGCCTCGGACGGCGGCACCTTCGATGCCTTCACGCGGACGGTCGTGTGGCGCTTCCCGATCCTCGCGCCGGGCGACCGGCTGGACGTGAGCGTGCAGGCCCGCGTGAATGCCGACGTGACCGACGACACCCGCCTGGAGAACACCTTCTCGCTCGGCTCGGATGAACTGCCCAGTCCCGTGGTCAGTGCGCCCGCCCCGTCGAACGTGTACTCGAGCGCGCTGCTGCTCAGCAAGGCCGCCGCCCCGGCGACCGTCACGGTCGGCGACCGGGTCACGTTCACGGTCACGCTGCGCAACGCCAGCCGGGCCGCGGCCCTGCAGGGGGGCACGCTGCTGGACACCCCCCCGGTCGGCCTGACGTACCTGACAGGCACCGCCACCGTGGACGGCCAGCCGGGCCCGGACCCGCAGGTGCAGCCGGACGGCACGCTGCGCTGGACCGTGGGCGCCCTCCCGGAGGGCGGCACGCGCACCCTGACCTACGCCATGCGGGTCACGCCGCTGGCCGCGCCGACCCTGGTGAACGTGGCGCTGGCACGGATGCAGGCCCCGAACGGCGCGGTCACGCAGAGCAGCGAGGCGCGCGCGCGCGTGCAGGTGCAGCCCGGCGTGTTCGCCGCGCAGGCCGAACTGAACGGTCAGGTGTTCGTGGACCGGAACCGCGACGGGACCTTCACGCCGGACCTCGACCTGCCGGTCGCGGGCGCCCGGGTGCTGCTCGCCGGGGGGCGCGCCGCGCTGACCGACGCGGCCGGCCGGTACCACTTCGCGGGCGTGCCGCGCGGTCAACACGCCCTGCGACTCGATCCGCAGAGCGTACGGCACGCGCCGCTGAGCGTCCCGCAGGACGGCGGGCTGCCCGGCAGCCGCTCGGTGATGGTCCTGAACCTGACCAGCGTCGACTTCCCGCTCGCGCCGGCCGGCGGGGACGCGTTCTCCGTGCGGGACACGACCGTCACGCGCGGGGACGTGCAGCTGCGCAAGCAGGTCACGTGGCTCGGGGACACCCGTTACGCCGTTCAGGTCACGGTCAGCGCCCCGCGCGCCCTGCCGGGCCTGGAGGTCGCCGATCCGCTCCCGGCCGGCGCGGTCCTGACGTCCGGGCAGGCCGGATTCACCGTAGACTTTGCGGGCGGTTCCATGACGACCTCCTACACCTTCACCTTCAGCGGAACGCCCGAGCAGGCCGGCACGGATCCGTTCCTGCGCTGGAGGCTCCCGTGAGCCGCCGGCCACGCGTGCTGGCCCTGCTGAGCCTGGGCGTGGGCAGCGCCGCGCTCGCGCAGGACGCCGAACTGACCCGCCTGAACGGAACCGGACCGCACCCCGAACGGACCAGCCGCCCGGTCACCAGTGTCGGCCGGGCCCTGCAGTGGGCGGTCGGGGACGACTCCTTCAACCTGCAGGTGCATCAGCGCGGCCCGGTCCGGCTGGACCTGTACTCGGCCGCCTTCGACCCGCACGACTACCGCCAGCCGAACTCGGTGGGCGACGAACAGTACGGCGGCGCGGCGGTCGTCACGACCTTCACGCTGCTCGGCCCGGACGGGCAGCCCCTGCGCACCCTGCGCGCCCCGGACGCCAGCAGCGACTGGGTGACCGCCTTCGACGGCGTGCTGGAACCCGGCACGTACACCCTGCGGGTGAGCAGCGAGGGGCGCGGGAAGAACACCTTCGCCGCGCGCATCGAGGCGCACGCCGCCAGCCTGAGCGCCACGCGCGTGAACGTCACGGTGCGCGGGTCCACCTGGACGCCGGCCCTGACCGTCCACGCCCAGACCGGCGACCGCCTGCGGCTGTACGACGGGGACGGCCCCGGCGAGATGGACGTGCGCGTGGTCGACGCCGACGGCGCGGTCACGCCGCTGACGATCAGCGGGCCGCTGCAGTGGGTGGACCTGCCGCTTCCCGGCGCCGGCACGTACCGCGTCGAGCTGCGGCAACCGGAGGGCGCCCGGCAGTACTCGAACACGGTCGGGCTGGCCTTCAACCGGAGCGGCGAGGACCAGCGGATCACGCTGGCGCAGACCGACCGGGTCGGGCAGGTGCGCCTTCAGGCGCAGCTGGTGCAGCCGGGCGGCGAGATCAGCCCCACCCGCCTGAACGTCACCTTCGGCGGGGAGGTCACCCCGGTGGACGGCGAGTGGACCGCCGAGCGGCCCGCCGGCCAGTACGACCTGCACGTGGACGCCCCGGCCGGGACGGTCGTGGACGCCCCCCGGCAGGTCACGGTGCCCGAGGACGGCCTCGCGGACGTGCGCGTGCAGGTGCGCCCGCAGGTGCAGCTGACGCTGGCGCAGGACCGGCCGGCCGTGTGCGTGGGCGACCTCGTCACGTTCCACGCGGTCGCCAGCACCGGGTATGACGGCGTGGTGGGCGCACCGGTCGAGGTGAACCTCCCGGACGGCCTGCGCGCCCTGACGGCCACCCGGCTGCAGGGGTCCGTGCGGGCCGGGCAGCCCGCCACGCTGGAGGTCGTCGCGCAGGCCGAGCGGCCCGGCGAGGCGCGCGTCACGGCCAGCATGCCCGGCGCGCAGGCCAGCGCGGCCGTGCAGGTCAGCCCGCACCGCGCGGCGCTGCAACTGCGCCGCGCGGCGCTGCCGGCCGCGCGGCCCGGCGACACCGTGAGCGTGTCGCTGCACCTGACGAACACCAGCGAGGAACCCGTCCCGTACCTGCTGAGCGACACCCCCGGCGAGGGCCTGAGCCCCCTGGACAGCCCGGAATTCGAGGGCACGCTGCGGCCCGGCGAGGCGCGCACCCTGACGTACCGCGCGCGGGTCGACGCGGCCGGCGGCGCGGTGTCGCTCGGGGCGGAGCTCGTCACGGACTGCGCGGACACGCAGACGGCCTCCGGCACGCTGGACGTGCGGCCGCTGGTGGTGGCCGCGCCGGACCCCACCCCGGTCCCCGGCTCCACGCCAGCGCCCGGCGCCACCCCGGCCCCCGCCGGGGACGCCGCGCAGGCCGAGCCCGTCCCGGCCACCCTGCCGCCCGTCACGCGGGTCAGTGACATCCACGCGAGCGTCACCAGCACCGGGGCCGCTCAGGGCCTGATCTACGCGCAGCGCCTCCCGGACGGCGCGGAGTACCTGCCGGGCAGCGCCCGCTACGACGCGCGCCCCATCCCGGACCCGCTGCAGGGCCCCGGCGGCACGCTGTACTGGACGCTGCCCGCCCACCCGGGCGAACTGCGGTACTCGGCGCGGCACGAAGCGCCCCTGCCGGAACTGCCGGAACCCACCCTGGTCGCCACCTACGGGCAGGGGGAACGCGAGACGCTGCGCGGCCGCCTGGATCCTGGCGACCTCGCCGCCGCGCGGGCGCTGAACGCCCCCGCCCCCCGCGGTGATCAGGTCATCCAGTCCCCGCCCGACGGGCAGGTGTACCGGGACCGTGATCAGGTGACGGTGGTCGTGCAGGGCCCGGCGGACGTGCCGCTGGACGTCACCCTGAACGGCGCGGACCTGCCCGGCACCCTGATCGGCACGCGGTCCTTCGATCCGGCCACGAACCTCCAGCGCCTGGAGTACGTGGGCGTGCGGCTGACGCCCGGCCGGAACGTGATCGAGGCGCTCGGCGAGCGGACGACCGTCACGCTGGCCGGCCGCACCACCAACCTGCGCGTGCTGGGCGAGCAGGTCATCGCGGACGGCGTGACCCCGGTGGTGCTGCGCGTGCAGGCCGTGGACGACCGCGGCGTCACGACCGCGCTGCCGTTCGTGACGGTCCGCACCTCGCTGGAACCCACCACCCCGGACGCCAACCCGCTCGAGGCCGGTTACCAGGTCCGCCTGAAGGACGGGGAAGGCACCCTGCGTTTCGCGCCGCAGGCCGCGCCGCTGCGGCTGGAACTCGAGGCGGACCTGGGCGACGGCCAGCCCATCCGGGCCGAACAGCGCCTGGCGCCCGGGCGGGGCTCCGTCGCCACCGGCCTGCTGAGCGCCACGCTGAGCGGCGCGGGCCTGCAGGTCACGGCGCGCGGCACCCTGGAAGCCCCGCTGGGCCAGGGGCACCTGATCGCCGCGGCGAACACCGACGGCCTGCGCCCCGAGGAGGCCAGCGTCGGCCGGTACCCGGCGCACGGGGACCGCAGCGCCGCCAGCGTGCCCCTGAGCGGCCTCGACCCGGTCGCGTTCCGGTACGACCATCCGGACTTCACGCTCGCGTACATGCAGGCCCCGGCACCCATCCGCACCCTGAACGTGCCGGGCCTCCCGACCGCGCTGAGCGTCGTCACGCACGGCGCGCCCGGCGCGGCCACCGTCAGCGGGTTCGTGGCCGCCCTGCCGGGCGGGAGCCGCACCGAGACCCTCACGCCGGACGGCACGCGCCTGCTGCGCCTGAACGGCCCCGCCGCGCCCGGCAGTGAGACCGTGGACCTGCTGGTCAGCGGGCCGGACGGCGACAGCGAACGCCGCCTGCGGCGCGGCGAGGACTACACCCTGGACGGCCCGGCCGGCCTGCTGACCCTCGCGCGGCCCCTGAGTGCCGTGACGGTCGAGGGCGGCCTGCTGGTCACGCAGGCCCTGCGCGTCAGCTACCGGCCCGAGGGCAGCGGTGAGCGGCAGCTGGCCTTCGGGGCGGAGGTGCGTCTCGAGCGCGGCCCGCTGAGTGCCAGCGCCGCCACCGTCCACCTGCCCGGCGTTCAGGCCGGCGCGGGCCTGACCACCGCCGTCCGCGCCGCGTACGACACGCCGGACCTGAAGGTCACGACCCTCGCCGCGCTCAGCGGCCAGGACGTGCTGCTCAGCGCGGCCGCGCAGGGACAGCTGCCCGGCGGCGCACGCGCCAGCCTCAGCGTCTCACGCCAGGACGACGGCTACGCCGGCCTGAACGCCGGGCAGGCCGGCACGCACGCCGCCGTGAACGCCAGCGTGCCGCTGGGCCGCTCGCTGGGCGCGGTGCTGGGCGGCGAGTACCACGACGCCCCGGCCGGCCAGGACGGGGAGCACACCACGCAGGGGCAGGTCGGCGCCGCCCTGAACGTGAACCTCCAGCCGGTCACGCTGGGCCTGGGCGTCCGGCAGCAGTTCGGCGCGACCAGCGGCACCAGCCTCACCGCCAGCGCCGGCTATCACGCCGCGCCGCTCGACGCGGACCTCACGCACGCCCAGCCGCTGGGCGGGAACAGCAGCCCGCAGACCACGCTCAGCGCCCGCTACGCCCTGACGCCGCAGGTCGCCGCGACGCTGGGCGGCGTGGTCACCTGGCCCGGCGGGAGCGCCGCGCCGGGCCAGGCGCTGAGCCTGGGCCTCGAGTCCCGCCTGGGCGGCACGAACCTGAAAGTCGCCTACGAACTGCCCACCGCCGGTGGCGGCGGCAACCGCGCCCGCTTCGGCGCGGACACCACCCTGCCGCTCGGCCCGAACCTCAGCGCCTCGCTGGGCGGCGGCGTGCTGCAGGAACTGCCGGGCGCGGGTCGCGCCGCGCCCGGCCGGGAGTTCAACCTGAATGCCGCGCTGCGCTACCAGGACACGCGCCTGAGCGCCTCGGCGGGCAGCGACTTCTCGGTGAAGAGCGGGCAGTGGCGTACCGTCCTGCGCGGCGGGGCCGCCCTGACCCTGAACGATCAGGTGACGCTCAGCGCCGACGCGCTCAGCGAGTTCGGCCCGGCGCGCGGCGACCGCCTCACGCTGGGCGGCGCGCTGCGCAAGAACAACTGGCAGGGACTGATCAGCGCCGCGTACGAGCGCGGCAGCCTCAGCAGCAGCGGCAGCACGTTCAGCGGCAGCGCCGAGCTGGCGTACCACGCCGCCACCTGGGCGCTGCGCGGCGGCCTGGCCGTGCGCGCCGTTCCCGGCGATCCCGGCAGCCTGACCGTGCAGCCCAGCCTCAGCGGCTCGTACCACCTGAGTGACCGGTTCGCGCTCGGCGCGGCCCTGCACACCCAGGTGCAGCCCCTGAACGGCGTGGTCCGCACCGCCACCGGCCTGGAGGCCAGCTACCGCGCCCTGCCCGGCACCTGGCTGACGCTGGGCTACAACCTGACCGGCTTCGACCCGATCAGCACGCAATCCACCCGGCGCGGCGCGTACCTGCGCCTGGACCTCAGCGCCGACGAACACCTCGGCGATCTCATCGCCGGGCTGGGAGGTGCCGGGGACCCGGCGCCCGCCCCGGGTCCCACCGGTGCGCCGGACGCCGCCCCCACCCCCAACGCCGACCCGACCAAGGACACTCCCTGATGCGCGCCTCCCGGCCCCTGCTCCGCTCCCTGCACCTGCTCGTCACCTTCGTCGCGGCCCTCACGGGGCACGCGGCGGCCGGCTCCAGCTACTGCACCGCCATCTACGCGACGGCCGGCCCCACCACCTCCGGCGGCCCGTCACGTCACCTGTTCCTGAACACCATCACGGGCACCACCGCCGACTACGACACCATCGACAACAGCAAGGTCACGAACAGCCCGGGTACGTACTCGTACAACGCCACGGCCCTGAGTCCACTGGACGGGCAGCTGTACTACGTCGAACGTACCGGCGGCACCCTCCTGCGCTACAACCCCGCCACGCGGCAGACCACGCGGGTCGCCCAGAACGACCAGCTGCGCAACAACAACAACACGTACGGGTCCATCATCGGGGCGGCGATCGAGGAAACCGGGAAGATGTACATCTACCACAGCTTCGGGTACGTCTCGATCTTCCAGAGCACCACCGGCACCCGGCTGGCCATCCCGACCAAGATCACCTACCCCACCTCGTTCGTGCCCACGGCCAGCGGCACGAACGGCGACATCGTGCTGGGCGCCGGCAACCAGCTGTACATCATCGTGGAAGGCAGCCTGAACGGCGGCGCGGCCGGCAGTCACCTGATCGCCATCAGTGACAGCCTGGTCGCCGGTACCATCACGCCCATCACCGTCAACGGCGCGCCGCTCACTGCGCTGAACGGCCTGGCCATCGAACCGTTCCGCACGCTGCCGAACGGCACGACCGTCATCGGCGAGACGTACTACCTGTCGAGCAGCTCCAACATGTACACCATGGCCGCCGACGGCAAGGCCACCAACATCGAAACCGCCAGCCAGGGCATCACCGACCTGGCGTCGTGCAACGTCGTCCCGGACCGGCCCAGTCTCAGCAAGGTGTTCGAACCGCCGTTCGTCAGTGCTCCCGGCGGGACCAGCCGCCTGACCATCACGGTCGGCAACAACAACAAGGGGCCGGTCACGCTGTACACGGACCTGGTGGACCCGCTGCCCAGCTCGCCCGCGCAGATGACCTTCGCGCCCACGCCGAACATCAGCGGCACCTGCGACAACAGCCGCATCACCCTCAACAGCAGCTCCACCCCGCCCGAACTGCGCTTCAAGGCCGGGGCGTACATCCCGGTGGGCGGCTGCACCCTGCAGGTGAACGTGACGGTCCCGCAGTCCGGCACGTACCGCAACACCATCGTGGGCAGCACCATCATCACCAGCGCGGACGTCGTGCAGGAATC from the Deinococcus depolymerans genome contains:
- a CDS encoding DUF11 domain-containing protein, which codes for MSPEPVFPPLRFPALLVALLTVLGLTLLGQPVRAAGAPAGTVISNQASATVAGELYLSAPVETRIRARCALNVTPDGSAANPAYRVGIAPGGESVLPYRLVNSGNVNARFTLSWQVAAGSAFTPSGARVVRDVNGNGLLDLGEPVVSDLNVPVDGAADLLLVVQAPAGASGSAFMGLAGRCADGSASDTDNVAAVRVSGGAELQIEKLFTPAVLNPGESTLVTLRVRNLGSQPSGEAEVRDPLDIPELAGLSYVPGSALSPLGTLSVTAAGATGTPTVAWQLPPLRPGQVTDLRFRLQADPDARSGERVNTAYLSLRGAAGVPPLKTEASLQIQPRLGVLLGPAGNAAAQPGGEGSADDRQTRGFGVQGQATCFTHALRNSGNVTDRFTLGSQFTLGSGLVVWRDPQGAALAQPVELTAGEELDVQACLTVTAAGGGAVRARLSASSERGAVPNHTEDLVTLVDARAPQLVKTVSPAGTVPAGELLRYTLQAANPYAHALTNVVLRDPLPPGLSFVAASDGGTFDAFTRTVVWRFPILAPGDRLDVSVQARVNADVTDDTRLENTFSLGSDELPSPVVSAPAPSNVYSSALLLSKAAAPATVTVGDRVTFTVTLRNASRAAALQGGTLLDTPPVGLTYLTGTATVDGQPGPDPQVQPDGTLRWTVGALPEGGTRTLTYAMRVTPLAAPTLVNVALARMQAPNGAVTQSSEARARVQVQPGVFAAQAELNGQVFVDRNRDGTFTPDLDLPVAGARVLLAGGRAALTDAAGRYHFAGVPRGQHALRLDPQSVRHAPLSVPQDGGLPGSRSVMVLNLTSVDFPLAPAGGDAFSVRDTTVTRGDVQLRKQVTWLGDTRYAVQVTVSAPRALPGLEVADPLPAGAVLTSGQAGFTVDFAGGSMTTSYTFTFSGTPEQAGTDPFLRWRLP
- a CDS encoding DUF11 domain-containing protein, coding for MSRRPRVLALLSLGVGSAALAQDAELTRLNGTGPHPERTSRPVTSVGRALQWAVGDDSFNLQVHQRGPVRLDLYSAAFDPHDYRQPNSVGDEQYGGAAVVTTFTLLGPDGQPLRTLRAPDASSDWVTAFDGVLEPGTYTLRVSSEGRGKNTFAARIEAHAASLSATRVNVTVRGSTWTPALTVHAQTGDRLRLYDGDGPGEMDVRVVDADGAVTPLTISGPLQWVDLPLPGAGTYRVELRQPEGARQYSNTVGLAFNRSGEDQRITLAQTDRVGQVRLQAQLVQPGGEISPTRLNVTFGGEVTPVDGEWTAERPAGQYDLHVDAPAGTVVDAPRQVTVPEDGLADVRVQVRPQVQLTLAQDRPAVCVGDLVTFHAVASTGYDGVVGAPVEVNLPDGLRALTATRLQGSVRAGQPATLEVVAQAERPGEARVTASMPGAQASAAVQVSPHRAALQLRRAALPAARPGDTVSVSLHLTNTSEEPVPYLLSDTPGEGLSPLDSPEFEGTLRPGEARTLTYRARVDAAGGAVSLGAELVTDCADTQTASGTLDVRPLVVAAPDPTPVPGSTPAPGATPAPAGDAAQAEPVPATLPPVTRVSDIHASVTSTGAAQGLIYAQRLPDGAEYLPGSARYDARPIPDPLQGPGGTLYWTLPAHPGELRYSARHEAPLPELPEPTLVATYGQGERETLRGRLDPGDLAAARALNAPAPRGDQVIQSPPDGQVYRDRDQVTVVVQGPADVPLDVTLNGADLPGTLIGTRSFDPATNLQRLEYVGVRLTPGRNVIEALGERTTVTLAGRTTNLRVLGEQVIADGVTPVVLRVQAVDDRGVTTALPFVTVRTSLEPTTPDANPLEAGYQVRLKDGEGTLRFAPQAAPLRLELEADLGDGQPIRAEQRLAPGRGSVATGLLSATLSGAGLQVTARGTLEAPLGQGHLIAAANTDGLRPEEASVGRYPAHGDRSAASVPLSGLDPVAFRYDHPDFTLAYMQAPAPIRTLNVPGLPTALSVVTHGAPGAATVSGFVAALPGGSRTETLTPDGTRLLRLNGPAAPGSETVDLLVSGPDGDSERRLRRGEDYTLDGPAGLLTLARPLSAVTVEGGLLVTQALRVSYRPEGSGERQLAFGAEVRLERGPLSASAATVHLPGVQAGAGLTTAVRAAYDTPDLKVTTLAALSGQDVLLSAAAQGQLPGGARASLSVSRQDDGYAGLNAGQAGTHAAVNASVPLGRSLGAVLGGEYHDAPAGQDGEHTTQGQVGAALNVNLQPVTLGLGVRQQFGATSGTSLTASAGYHAAPLDADLTHAQPLGGNSSPQTTLSARYALTPQVAATLGGVVTWPGGSAAPGQALSLGLESRLGGTNLKVAYELPTAGGGGNRARFGADTTLPLGPNLSASLGGGVLQELPGAGRAAPGREFNLNAALRYQDTRLSASAGSDFSVKSGQWRTVLRGGAALTLNDQVTLSADALSEFGPARGDRLTLGGALRKNNWQGLISAAYERGSLSSSGSTFSGSAELAYHAATWALRGGLAVRAVPGDPGSLTVQPSLSGSYHLSDRFALGAALHTQVQPLNGVVRTATGLEASYRALPGTWLTLGYNLTGFDPISTQSTRRGAYLRLDLSADEHLGDLIAGLGGAGDPAPAPGPTGAPDAAPTPNADPTKDTP